The uncultured Cohaesibacter sp. genome segment GGTGCGGGCTATGAGATGCTGGTCTATTCCCTGCCCGACAATGACACCCAGCCACCTTCCAGCGTTATCAATCTTCTCGAACAGGTTGCGGACGGAATCATCGTGTTGCTGCCTTACGAGGCTGACTATCTGCAAAAGCTGTGCGATGCGTCTTTGCCGGTGGTTACGGTGGAATCCGTTTTCGACGAACCCACTTTCCCCGCCGTTATCACCGATGGATATCAGGGCGGGCGGCAAGCGATGATCCATTTGATCGAACTGGGCCATAAACGCATCGGCTTCATCACCGGCAATCTCAAGCTGCTGTCCGCGCGCAGTCGCTTGAAGGCCTATCAGGATATGGTTGCCCAGTATGATCTGGATGCTGACCCTGCCCTGATTTGCGAGGGGGACTATATGCAGTTGGGGGGCTATGACGCCGCTAAGCGGCTGCTGGCGCTCAAAGACCGGCCAACGGCTATTTTCGCTTCCAACGATGTCAGTGCGTTTGGCGCCATGTCAGCCATTCGCGAGGCTGGTTTGTCGGTGCCTGAAGATATCTCCCTTGTCGGCTTTGACGATATTGACCTTTCTGAACAAATGCATCCGGCCCTTACCACTGTGCATCAGCCATTGCAGCAAATGGGCCGGTCCGCGGTGAACATGCTGATGGCGATGATTGCTGGTCTGGATGTTCCGTTCAACCAGATTACACTGCCGACGGAGCTGG includes the following:
- a CDS encoding LacI family DNA-binding transcriptional regulator yields the protein MPKPTLADIAKVAGVSRMTASRALNDKPGVSDKTRENIQSIASEMGYVANPLAQKLSNGRTHIIGVVAQLHTSYTGEMVMGIGTTIRGAGYEMLVYSLPDNDTQPPSSVINLLEQVADGIIVLLPYEADYLQKLCDASLPVVTVESVFDEPTFPAVITDGYQGGRQAMIHLIELGHKRIGFITGNLKLLSARSRLKAYQDMVAQYDLDADPALICEGDYMQLGGYDAAKRLLALKDRPTAIFASNDVSAFGAMSAIREAGLSVPEDISLVGFDDIDLSEQMHPALTTVHQPLQQMGRSAVNMLMAMIAGLDVPFNQITLPTELVIRDSTRQLGT